Proteins encoded by one window of Mycolicibacterium sp. ND9-15:
- a CDS encoding L,D-transpeptidase family protein yields the protein MKLRNALVCLAVALLGVPLAAPATADPAAVPAGPSTQWIVVGVPAANATSGTLTAFQRVGRQWKAVLGPTPAKVGALGVGAPADGVHRTPVGTFTFDQAFGRQPNPGTKMPYFQATNQDWWDEDAGSPTYNTHVRGPRKPSSIAENLYDSGPVYDYAVNITVNPQRIPGRVSGIFLHVTDGNPTWGCVGIGRDEMRKLLTWLDPSAAPRITIGVGNPSLVPART from the coding sequence GTGAAACTGCGAAACGCGCTGGTGTGTCTCGCAGTTGCGCTACTGGGCGTACCGCTCGCCGCGCCCGCCACGGCCGATCCTGCCGCTGTCCCGGCCGGGCCGTCGACGCAGTGGATCGTGGTCGGCGTGCCCGCCGCGAACGCCACGTCAGGAACCCTGACCGCCTTTCAGCGGGTAGGCCGGCAATGGAAGGCCGTCCTGGGACCGACGCCCGCCAAAGTCGGCGCGCTCGGCGTCGGCGCCCCCGCTGACGGCGTCCACCGCACTCCGGTGGGAACATTCACCTTCGACCAGGCCTTTGGCCGCCAACCCAACCCGGGCACCAAAATGCCGTATTTCCAAGCGACGAACCAGGACTGGTGGGACGAGGACGCCGGCTCGCCGACGTACAACACCCACGTGCGCGGACCTCGCAAACCGTCGTCAATCGCGGAGAACCTGTACGACTCCGGCCCCGTCTACGACTACGCCGTCAACATCACGGTGAACCCGCAACGCATTCCGGGACGGGTGTCAGGCATTTTTCTGCACGTGACTGACGGGAACCCCACTTGGGGATGTGTGGGTATCGGGCGCGACGAGATGCGCAAACTGCTGACCTGGCTCGATCCCTCAGCGGCCCCGCGGATCACCATCGGCGTCGGAAACCCCTCGCTCGTGCCGGCGCGCACGTGA
- a CDS encoding 1,4-beta-xylanase has translation MRRRTALKLPLYLAAAAALTKLPLAAAAETGRWSADRANAWYAEQGWLLGANYVTSNAVNQLEMFQAATYDARRIDGELSVAKRIGMNTMRVFLHDQLWATDRAGFSQRLSQFVSIAASHNIKPLFVLFDSCWDPLPRAGRQRPPIKGVHNSGWVQSPGAHRLEDPAYTRVLQSYVTGVVGLFRNDPRVLGWDVWNEPDNPAKDYRKVEHADKQKLVAAFLPHVFGWVRAVKPIQPLTSGVWQGHWRDPGARSAIASRQLELSDVISFHSYGNPSEFEDRIDELAPLGRPILCTEYLARNLGSTVEGILPIAKRRNVGAYNWGFVAGRTQTYLPWDSWQEPYTTLPETWFSDLIHPDGRAHDSNEIRFIQKLAGVSSAS, from the coding sequence GTGCGCCGGCGAACCGCCCTCAAACTCCCGCTGTATCTGGCAGCAGCCGCGGCACTGACCAAACTCCCGCTCGCCGCTGCCGCCGAGACGGGCCGTTGGTCGGCTGACCGCGCCAACGCCTGGTACGCGGAACAGGGTTGGCTGCTCGGCGCCAACTATGTCACGTCGAACGCGGTCAACCAGCTCGAGATGTTCCAGGCCGCAACCTATGACGCGCGCCGCATCGACGGCGAGCTCAGCGTGGCCAAACGAATCGGGATGAACACCATGCGGGTGTTCCTGCACGACCAACTGTGGGCCACCGACCGTGCGGGCTTCAGCCAGCGGCTTTCCCAGTTCGTCTCGATCGCGGCGAGCCACAACATCAAGCCGCTGTTCGTCCTGTTCGACTCGTGCTGGGATCCGTTGCCCCGGGCGGGACGTCAGCGTCCACCGATCAAAGGAGTGCACAACTCCGGCTGGGTGCAGAGCCCTGGCGCACACCGTCTCGAGGACCCGGCCTACACCCGGGTGCTGCAAAGCTATGTCACCGGAGTGGTGGGGCTGTTCCGCAATGACCCGCGAGTCCTCGGCTGGGACGTGTGGAACGAGCCGGACAACCCGGCAAAGGATTACCGCAAGGTCGAACACGCCGACAAGCAGAAGCTGGTCGCCGCCTTCCTGCCCCACGTCTTCGGTTGGGTGCGGGCGGTCAAACCGATCCAACCGTTGACTAGCGGTGTGTGGCAGGGCCACTGGCGAGATCCCGGCGCCCGCAGCGCGATCGCGAGCCGGCAGCTCGAGCTTTCGGACGTCATCAGCTTCCACAGCTACGGCAATCCCTCCGAGTTCGAGGATCGCATCGACGAACTCGCTCCGTTGGGGCGCCCGATCCTGTGCACCGAGTATCTGGCCCGCAACCTGGGCAGCACCGTGGAAGGAATTCTCCCGATCGCCAAGCGGCGCAACGTCGGTGCCTACAACTGGGGCTTCGTCGCCGGACGGACACAGACGTATCTGCCGTGGGATTCCTGGCAGGAGCCTTATACGACGCTTCCGGAGACATGGTTCAGCGATTTGATCCACCCCGACGGACGGGCGCATGACTCCAACGAGATCCGCTTCATCCAGAAGCTCGCGGGGGTGAGTTCCGCCAGCTGA
- a CDS encoding glycoside hydrolase family 6 protein: MMFSVAGAAARRIAPLLTVAALTLGLNAGPVPAVRLASEANPLVGAPFYVNPDSVAMRAAQKADPPSPELTTVANTPQAYWLTPGPSASTVANYVGDAQAAGAIPVLSIYGIPHRDCGSFAAGGMASGAAYRAWIDGIAAGVGGSRAAIIVEPDALAMADCLSGDQRQERFDLIRYAVDTLTRNPAAAVYVDAGHLRWHSPEEMASRLNEAGVEHALGFSLNVANFFTTEEEIGYGEAISGLTNGKHYVIDTSRNGNGAAPDSPLHWCNPGGRALGVPPTTQTAGAHADAYLWIKRPGESDGTCDKGDPPAGTFVNQYVIELARNGSPR, from the coding sequence GTGATGTTTTCAGTTGCCGGCGCAGCCGCGCGGCGGATTGCTCCGCTCCTGACTGTCGCGGCGCTCACTCTGGGTCTGAATGCCGGCCCCGTGCCGGCAGTTCGCCTCGCCAGCGAAGCGAACCCGCTGGTCGGTGCGCCCTTCTACGTCAATCCGGATTCGGTGGCGATGCGTGCCGCGCAGAAGGCCGATCCACCGAGTCCGGAGTTGACCACCGTCGCCAACACGCCGCAGGCGTACTGGCTCACCCCCGGACCGTCGGCTTCCACGGTCGCGAATTACGTCGGCGACGCGCAGGCCGCCGGTGCCATCCCGGTGCTGTCGATCTACGGAATCCCGCACCGCGACTGCGGCAGCTTTGCCGCGGGCGGCATGGCGAGCGGCGCCGCGTACCGGGCATGGATCGACGGCATCGCCGCCGGCGTGGGCGGTTCGCGGGCCGCGATCATCGTCGAACCCGACGCCCTTGCCATGGCCGACTGCCTGTCGGGCGACCAGCGCCAAGAGCGCTTCGACCTGATCCGCTATGCCGTCGACACGTTGACCCGCAACCCGGCGGCGGCCGTGTACGTCGACGCGGGACACCTGCGCTGGCACAGCCCCGAGGAGATGGCTTCCCGGCTGAACGAGGCCGGTGTCGAGCACGCGCTGGGGTTCAGCCTGAACGTCGCGAACTTCTTCACCACCGAGGAGGAGATCGGCTACGGCGAGGCGATCTCGGGGCTCACGAACGGCAAGCACTACGTGATCGACACCTCGCGCAACGGCAACGGGGCGGCGCCCGACTCGCCGCTGCACTGGTGCAATCCCGGTGGCCGGGCACTCGGCGTGCCACCGACCACGCAGACCGCGGGTGCGCACGCCGACGCCTACCTGTGGATCAAACGCCCCGGCGAATCCGACGGCACCTGCGACAAAGGCGATCCGCCTGCGGGCACCTTCGTGAACCAGTACGTGATCGAATTGGCCCGCAACGGTAGTCCGCGGTGA
- a CDS encoding acyl-CoA dehydrogenase family protein: protein MAEKADSSVEQAEFTFTDEQTQLRDAVRKFSAEHFAEETVRELMESDPPFDPKVWARLGGELGVLGLSVPEADGGVGGTLVDQAVAIEELGARLACGPLFGTVYLAIPALVAAPSSPARDELLAELVEGRRTAALAVVDRAGVFDPDAVAVTVSRDVLSGSVTQVVDGDIADVLLVAGRGSDGVALYAVDTAADSVQRTRLATLDLTRSEANVTFADAPAHLIAGPDETTRVLNHALQVGAALLAVEQVGAAQHLLDLGVEYAKSRLQFGRPIGSFQAVKHRLANLLVDVEHARSTAYHAIWALTDGSDDPALATSIAQAVCSAALTRVANDTIQVHGGIGFTWEHQAHLYYKRATTDAVLLGSAEEHRERIAAMVLDGGQDSKAAERVPRVADGLPA from the coding sequence GTGGCTGAGAAGGCTGACAGCTCTGTTGAGCAGGCAGAGTTCACGTTTACCGACGAGCAAACCCAATTACGGGACGCGGTACGCAAATTCAGCGCCGAGCACTTCGCTGAGGAGACTGTCCGTGAGCTCATGGAGTCCGACCCGCCGTTCGACCCCAAGGTGTGGGCCCGGCTGGGCGGCGAACTCGGCGTGCTCGGGCTTTCGGTGCCCGAAGCCGACGGTGGCGTCGGCGGCACCCTCGTCGACCAGGCCGTCGCCATCGAGGAACTCGGAGCACGGCTGGCGTGCGGGCCCCTGTTCGGCACGGTGTACCTCGCGATCCCCGCGCTGGTGGCCGCTCCGTCCAGTCCCGCCCGCGATGAACTGCTCGCCGAGCTCGTCGAGGGCCGGCGCACCGCGGCCCTCGCCGTGGTGGATCGCGCGGGCGTCTTCGATCCGGATGCTGTTGCGGTGACTGTGAGCCGAGACGTGTTGTCGGGCAGCGTGACCCAGGTAGTCGACGGCGATATCGCCGATGTCCTGCTGGTCGCCGGTCGCGGCTCCGACGGTGTCGCCCTGTACGCCGTCGACACCGCCGCCGACAGCGTGCAGCGCACCCGACTGGCCACGCTCGACCTCACCCGGTCCGAGGCCAACGTGACGTTCGCCGACGCGCCCGCACACCTGATCGCCGGACCCGACGAGACCACCCGGGTCCTCAACCACGCGTTGCAGGTCGGCGCGGCGTTACTCGCCGTCGAGCAGGTCGGCGCCGCGCAGCATCTGCTCGATCTCGGGGTCGAGTACGCGAAGTCGCGGCTACAGTTCGGCCGGCCGATCGGATCGTTTCAGGCGGTCAAGCACCGGCTCGCGAACCTGCTCGTCGACGTCGAACACGCGAGGTCGACTGCCTACCACGCGATCTGGGCGCTGACCGACGGGTCCGACGACCCGGCATTGGCGACGAGCATCGCACAAGCGGTCTGCTCGGCCGCGCTCACCCGCGTCGCCAACGACACGATCCAGGTCCATGGCGGGATCGGCTTCACCTGGGAGCATCAGGCCCATCTGTACTACAAGCGCGCCACCACCGACGCGGTGCTGCTGGGCAGCGCGGAAGAACATCGGGAGCGAATCGCGGCGATGGTGCTCGACGGCGGCCAAGACAGCAAAGCCGCGGAACGGGTGCCCCGAGTCGCCGACGGTCTGCCGGCATGA
- a CDS encoding acyl-CoA dehydrogenase family protein, with translation MSNDADADRVAESARGVVADHDPQKVPIPEFLGACYDAGLSWVHFPDGLGGLGVTRGLQAVADRILQGAGGPVPLGLNPMGYGMAAPTIREHAQSDDVKRQWLRPLATTEDLWCQLFSEPGAGSDLAGLATSAVRDGDDWVINGQKVWTSLAHRARWGLLLARTNPDVPKHKGLTYFVIDMHGAGVETRPLRQMTGQAEFNEVYFTDARIPDKHRLGEVGNGWAVAMTTLMNERTALGGSGSRRGAGTIADATGLWASRPERHSPILRDRLTQLWLRSEAQRLTSERSRAAATVGGPGPEGSIGKLVGAELNQDIYQWCMDFLGPEGILYHGYQQGSGHLGGQKHSDWQGPIQQRYLRSRANTIEGGTSEVMRNILGERILGLPGDLRADAGMPWKEIPRG, from the coding sequence ATGAGCAATGACGCTGATGCCGACCGGGTAGCCGAGTCGGCGCGCGGAGTCGTCGCCGACCACGACCCGCAGAAGGTGCCCATCCCGGAGTTTCTCGGCGCCTGCTACGACGCCGGCCTGTCGTGGGTCCACTTCCCCGACGGCCTCGGCGGGCTCGGCGTGACCCGCGGCCTCCAGGCCGTCGCCGACCGCATCCTGCAGGGTGCGGGCGGGCCGGTGCCCCTCGGGCTCAACCCGATGGGCTACGGCATGGCCGCGCCGACGATCCGCGAGCACGCGCAATCCGACGACGTGAAGCGGCAGTGGCTGCGCCCCCTGGCGACCACCGAAGACCTGTGGTGCCAGCTTTTCTCCGAACCCGGCGCCGGCTCCGACCTCGCGGGCCTGGCCACCTCCGCAGTGCGTGACGGTGACGACTGGGTCATAAACGGTCAGAAGGTGTGGACCAGCCTCGCCCACCGTGCGCGCTGGGGGCTGCTGCTCGCGCGCACCAACCCCGACGTGCCCAAGCACAAGGGTCTGACGTACTTCGTGATCGACATGCACGGCGCCGGCGTCGAAACCCGGCCGCTGCGCCAGATGACGGGGCAGGCCGAGTTCAACGAGGTCTACTTCACCGACGCGCGGATCCCGGACAAGCACCGCCTCGGCGAGGTCGGAAACGGCTGGGCCGTCGCGATGACCACGTTGATGAACGAACGTACCGCGCTCGGCGGCAGCGGCAGCCGCCGCGGCGCGGGCACCATCGCCGACGCGACAGGGCTGTGGGCGTCGCGGCCCGAACGGCACTCGCCGATACTGCGGGACCGGCTGACCCAGTTGTGGCTTCGCTCGGAGGCGCAGCGACTCACCTCCGAACGGTCACGCGCCGCGGCGACCGTCGGGGGGCCGGGTCCCGAGGGTTCGATCGGCAAGCTGGTCGGCGCCGAACTCAACCAGGACATCTACCAGTGGTGCATGGATTTCCTTGGCCCCGAAGGGATTCTGTATCACGGGTACCAGCAGGGTAGTGGCCACCTGGGTGGCCAAAAACACAGTGACTGGCAAGGGCCCATCCAGCAGCGGTACCTGCGCAGCCGCGCCAACACCATCGAAGGCGGGACATCCGAGGTGATGCGCAACATTCTCGGCGAACGCATACTCGGGCTGCCCGGCGACTTGCGCGCCGATGCCGGCATGCCGTGGAAGGAGATCCCGCGTGGCTGA
- a CDS encoding LLM class F420-dependent oxidoreductase → MEFGISTFVNDDTIDTVSLARAIEERGFHALAVAEHTHIPASRQSPYPMGGDLPKIYYRTLDPFVTLAAAAAVTSEIELITGIALLIQRDPIITAKEAASIDVISGGRFVFGVGAGWNIEELRHHGTDPKTRGALLDERIEAVKALWTDEPAEYHGRFVDFDSSYSRPKPVQKPHPPLLIGGDSDATVRRVIRHEAGWMSNPLPVDRLTKRITQMRDGASHDVPLTTFGTPIDPAYWRALDDLGYRQANLLLPTKSRDDSLRLLDDYAAKVAEYHR, encoded by the coding sequence ATGGAATTCGGTATCTCGACCTTCGTCAACGACGACACCATCGACACCGTGTCGCTCGCCCGCGCGATCGAAGAGCGCGGTTTCCACGCGCTCGCGGTGGCCGAACACACGCACATCCCGGCGAGCCGGCAGTCCCCGTACCCGATGGGCGGCGACCTGCCCAAGATCTATTACCGGACGTTGGACCCGTTCGTCACGCTCGCCGCGGCGGCGGCAGTGACCTCCGAGATCGAGTTGATCACCGGTATCGCGCTGCTGATCCAACGCGATCCGATCATCACCGCCAAAGAGGCGGCCAGCATCGATGTCATTTCGGGAGGCCGGTTCGTGTTCGGCGTGGGGGCGGGCTGGAACATCGAGGAGTTGCGCCATCACGGCACCGACCCGAAGACGCGCGGCGCGTTGCTCGACGAACGCATCGAGGCCGTCAAAGCGCTGTGGACCGACGAGCCCGCCGAGTATCACGGGCGCTTCGTCGACTTCGACTCTTCGTATTCGCGCCCGAAGCCGGTGCAGAAGCCGCATCCCCCGCTCCTGATCGGCGGCGACTCCGACGCCACGGTCAGGCGGGTGATCCGTCATGAGGCCGGCTGGATGTCCAACCCGCTGCCGGTCGACCGGCTGACTAAACGAATCACCCAGATGCGCGACGGCGCGAGCCATGACGTGCCGCTGACGACGTTCGGCACGCCGATCGATCCGGCCTACTGGCGCGCGCTCGACGACCTCGGTTACCGGCAGGCGAACTTGCTGCTGCCCACGAAATCGCGCGACGACTCGCTGCGACTGCTCGACGACTACGCCGCCAAGGTCGCCGAGTACCACCGATAG
- a CDS encoding COG4315 family predicted lipoprotein produces the protein MPTPRSVACASILTASVLALAGCSALENKETNSAATSTTQPPATAPRTEPTAAAPNPPPSVERKPPIGDVSLGIDDRGDLGEIVVDSTGRTLYVFSADAANEPTCYGECADTWLPLLANADPAGGTGIDVAAARTVPRRDRGDQVTYRGQPLYRYAGDTTDRDAKGQGLDMFGGEWHVLTKDGQPLA, from the coding sequence ATGCCCACGCCCCGAAGCGTCGCATGCGCATCGATCCTGACAGCAAGTGTGCTCGCCCTGGCCGGTTGCTCCGCGCTCGAGAACAAGGAGACCAACAGCGCCGCGACATCCACCACACAACCCCCGGCGACCGCCCCGCGAACCGAACCGACCGCCGCGGCGCCCAATCCGCCGCCGTCGGTCGAGCGCAAGCCGCCGATCGGGGACGTGTCCCTGGGGATCGACGACCGCGGCGATCTCGGTGAGATCGTCGTCGACAGCACCGGTCGGACGCTGTACGTCTTCTCGGCGGATGCCGCGAACGAGCCCACCTGCTACGGCGAGTGCGCCGACACCTGGCTGCCGCTGTTGGCCAACGCCGATCCGGCCGGCGGGACGGGCATCGACGTGGCGGCGGCGCGAACCGTCCCGCGGCGGGACCGCGGTGATCAGGTGACTTACCGTGGACAACCGCTCTATCGGTACGCGGGAGACACCACCGACAGAGACGCCAAGGGACAGGGCCTCGACATGTTCGGCGGCGAATGGCACGTGCTGACCAAAGACGGCCAACCGCTGGCCTGA
- the trxA gene encoding thioredoxin codes for MATKSLTYDDFESTVVGNPIVLVDFWASWCGPCRAFAPVFERSSEAHPDVVHAKVDTQAERDLAATLEIRSIPTVMAFRDGVLVYSQPGAMHPAALEDLISRVKALDMAEVRAKIAARKAASA; via the coding sequence ATGGCCACCAAGAGTCTGACCTACGACGACTTCGAGTCCACCGTCGTCGGCAATCCGATCGTACTGGTTGACTTCTGGGCGTCCTGGTGTGGCCCGTGCCGCGCCTTCGCCCCGGTCTTCGAGCGGTCCTCGGAAGCGCACCCGGATGTCGTCCACGCCAAGGTCGACACGCAGGCCGAACGTGACCTGGCCGCGACGCTGGAGATCCGATCGATCCCCACGGTGATGGCCTTTCGGGACGGCGTGCTCGTGTACAGCCAGCCCGGGGCGATGCATCCGGCGGCGCTCGAGGACCTGATCAGCCGGGTGAAGGCGCTCGACATGGCCGAGGTCCGCGCGAAGATCGCCGCACGGAAGGCGGCGTCGGCCTAG
- a CDS encoding NAD(P)/FAD-dependent oxidoreductase, whose amino-acid sequence MLTAKHQIVIVGGGTAGISVAARLLRRGFSDVAVIEPSDTHYYQPLWTLVGGGQAKASTTARPEDSVMPKGATWIKNAAAAVDPENNTVTCVDGADYEYDALVVCPGIQLDWNRTEGLAEALGKDGVSSNYRFDLAPRTWEFIRDLRSGSAVFAMPSGPIKCAGAPQKIAYLASDYWRKQGVLSDIDVHLVVPTPRLFGIPAIADNLDAIAADYGITVHTNAEVTSIDAAAHKVGITHTGDGPPSTEAHTMLSYDMLHTVPRQSAPDWIKSSPLSTGDAGGYVDIDKHTMQHVRYPNVFSLGDAGSSPNSKTGAAIRKQAPVVVDNIESFLAGRPLRGSYNGYGSCPIVTSTHAMLLAEFDYDLNMTPSLPLLDPTKPHRGYWYLKKYGLPFMYWNLMLKGLA is encoded by the coding sequence ATGCTTACCGCGAAGCACCAGATCGTCATCGTCGGCGGCGGCACAGCCGGCATCTCGGTGGCCGCCCGGCTGCTGCGCCGAGGTTTCTCGGACGTCGCCGTCATCGAGCCGTCTGACACGCACTACTACCAGCCGTTGTGGACGCTCGTCGGCGGCGGCCAGGCGAAGGCGTCGACGACCGCACGGCCCGAGGACTCGGTGATGCCCAAGGGTGCGACGTGGATCAAGAACGCGGCGGCGGCCGTTGATCCGGAGAACAACACGGTCACCTGCGTGGACGGAGCGGACTACGAGTACGACGCGCTCGTGGTCTGCCCCGGTATCCAGCTGGACTGGAATCGCACCGAGGGGCTGGCCGAAGCGCTCGGCAAGGACGGGGTTTCATCGAACTACCGGTTCGATCTCGCGCCCCGCACGTGGGAGTTCATTCGCGACCTGCGATCGGGCAGCGCGGTGTTCGCCATGCCGTCGGGTCCGATCAAGTGCGCCGGGGCACCGCAGAAGATCGCCTATCTCGCCAGCGACTACTGGCGAAAGCAGGGCGTGCTCTCCGACATCGACGTCCACCTCGTGGTGCCGACGCCGCGGTTGTTCGGCATCCCGGCGATCGCCGACAACCTCGACGCGATCGCCGCCGACTACGGCATCACCGTGCACACCAACGCCGAGGTGACGTCGATCGACGCGGCGGCCCACAAGGTGGGCATCACGCACACCGGGGACGGCCCGCCCAGCACCGAAGCCCACACGATGCTGTCCTACGACATGCTCCACACCGTGCCCCGACAGTCGGCGCCGGACTGGATCAAGTCGAGCCCGCTGTCGACAGGCGACGCAGGAGGGTATGTCGACATCGACAAGCACACCATGCAACACGTGCGCTATCCGAACGTGTTCAGCCTCGGCGACGCCGGGTCGTCACCGAACTCCAAGACCGGTGCTGCGATCCGCAAGCAGGCCCCGGTGGTGGTCGACAACATCGAGTCGTTCTTGGCGGGCCGCCCGTTGCGCGGCTCCTACAACGGCTACGGATCGTGCCCGATCGTCACATCCACGCACGCGATGCTGCTGGCGGAGTTCGACTACGACCTGAACATGACCCCGTCGCTGCCGCTGCTCGACCCGACCAAGCCGCACCGCGGCTACTGGTACCTCAAGAAGTACGGGCTGCCGTTCATGTACTGGAACCTGATGCTCAAGGGCCTGGCGTAG
- a CDS encoding MBL fold metallo-hydrolase produces MKFIQYYLDCLSHASYLIGDETTGRAVVVDPQRDVAEYLADAEKFGLTIELVIETHFHADFLSGHLELAKATGAKIVYSSVAETEFESMGVADGERYSLGEVTLEFRHTPGHTPESLSIVVYEHAGDEVPYGVLTGDALFIGDVGRPDLLASIGFTREELADKLYDSLHNKLMTLPDATRVYPAHGAGSACGKNLSTDLWSTMGDQKQTNYALRAPDKATFMKLVTEGQPPAPSYFVYDAILNRKDRELLDETKMPTAMTYEQVLDAIERGAVLVDGRSPEEFAQGHLRHAINIGLDGRYAEFAGSVVPSDVDIVLFTEPGQELEGKNRLARIGFDRVIGYLDRPFEVMLAHQDDVQIASRLTARAFDRRASELADLQVVDVRNPGEVAAGTIPNAIDIPVGQLPARLGELDPAKPTVVYCAGGYRSSVAASLLRHNGFVDVSDILGGFGAWEEARQNA; encoded by the coding sequence ATGAAATTCATCCAGTACTACCTGGACTGCCTGTCCCATGCGTCGTATCTGATCGGCGACGAAACCACCGGGCGCGCAGTCGTTGTCGACCCACAGCGGGACGTGGCCGAGTACCTGGCCGATGCCGAGAAGTTCGGCTTGACGATCGAACTGGTCATCGAGACCCACTTCCACGCCGACTTCCTGTCCGGTCACCTGGAACTCGCCAAGGCCACCGGAGCCAAGATCGTGTACTCCTCGGTCGCCGAGACCGAGTTCGAGTCGATGGGCGTCGCCGACGGCGAGCGCTACTCGCTGGGTGAGGTGACCCTGGAGTTCCGCCACACCCCGGGCCACACCCCCGAGTCGCTGAGCATCGTGGTCTACGAGCACGCCGGCGATGAAGTGCCTTACGGCGTGCTGACCGGCGACGCGCTCTTCATCGGTGACGTCGGCCGGCCCGACCTGCTGGCCTCGATCGGGTTCACCCGTGAGGAGTTGGCCGACAAGCTCTATGACTCGCTGCACAACAAGTTGATGACCCTGCCCGACGCCACCCGGGTGTACCCGGCACACGGCGCGGGTTCGGCCTGCGGCAAGAACCTGTCAACCGACCTGTGGTCGACGATGGGCGACCAGAAGCAGACCAACTACGCGCTGCGTGCTCCGGACAAGGCGACCTTCATGAAGTTGGTCACCGAAGGGCAGCCACCCGCACCGAGCTACTTCGTCTACGACGCGATCCTCAACCGCAAGGACCGTGAACTGCTGGACGAGACCAAGATGCCGACGGCGATGACCTATGAACAGGTGCTGGACGCGATCGAGCGCGGTGCCGTCCTGGTCGACGGACGCAGCCCCGAAGAGTTCGCGCAGGGCCACCTCCGCCACGCCATCAACATCGGGCTCGACGGCCGCTATGCCGAGTTCGCCGGATCGGTGGTGCCCTCGGATGTCGACATCGTGCTGTTCACCGAACCGGGCCAGGAGTTGGAGGGCAAGAACCGGCTCGCCCGTATCGGATTCGACCGAGTGATCGGCTACCTGGACCGGCCGTTCGAGGTGATGCTGGCGCACCAGGACGACGTGCAGATCGCGTCCAGACTGACTGCCAGGGCGTTCGACCGACGCGCTTCCGAGCTGGCCGACCTGCAGGTCGTCGACGTGCGCAACCCCGGTGAGGTCGCGGCGGGGACGATCCCCAATGCGATCGACATCCCCGTGGGCCAGCTGCCGGCCCGGCTGGGCGAGTTGGATCCGGCCAAGCCGACAGTCGTGTACTGCGCCGGCGGGTACCGGTCGTCGGTGGCCGCAAGCCTGTTGCGGCACAACGGCTTCGTCGATGTCAGCGACATTCTGGGCGGTTTCGGCGCCTGGGAGGAAGCACGCCAGAACGCCTGA
- a CDS encoding rhodanese-like domain-containing protein, with amino-acid sequence MTASATIDSQALGELLGSPTPPRVLDVRTPGEFETAHIAGAYNVPLDLLREHRDEIIQHLDEDVVLVCRSGQRAAQAEETLRNAGLANVHILAGGITAWEAQGFEVNRGLPRWDLERQVRLVAGSIVLTSILGSIAAPKLKWVAGAIGGGLAFAALSNTCAMGMMLSKLPYNRGATCDAQSVVAQLVDSTSADKKAG; translated from the coding sequence ATGACCGCTTCCGCCACGATCGACTCGCAGGCCCTCGGCGAATTGCTCGGCTCGCCCACACCGCCTCGGGTGCTCGATGTCCGGACCCCGGGCGAGTTCGAGACCGCCCACATCGCCGGCGCCTACAACGTGCCGCTGGATCTGTTGCGCGAACACCGCGACGAGATCATTCAGCACCTCGATGAGGACGTCGTCCTGGTCTGCCGCTCAGGTCAGCGCGCCGCCCAGGCCGAGGAGACGCTACGCAACGCGGGTCTGGCCAACGTGCACATCCTCGCCGGCGGCATCACCGCCTGGGAGGCCCAGGGATTCGAGGTCAACCGCGGCCTGCCACGGTGGGACCTCGAGCGACAGGTCCGGCTGGTCGCCGGCTCGATCGTGCTGACCAGCATCCTGGGCAGCATCGCCGCCCCGAAGCTCAAGTGGGTGGCCGGCGCCATAGGGGGCGGCCTGGCGTTCGCGGCCCTGTCCAACACCTGCGCCATGGGCATGATGCTGTCGAAGCTGCCCTACAACCGCGGGGCCACCTGCGACGCCCAGAGCGTCGTGGCCCAGCTTGTCGATTCGACCTCCGCGGACAAGAAAGCGGGCTAG